One Novosphingobium sp. 9U genomic window, TGCCTATCGCATGTGGATGGGCATGAACGGGAAGGAACCAGCCAATCCCGCAAAGCATTGCATTTCTGCCGATTTTGCCAATGCCAGTGGACTGCGGGGACCCCCTGCGGAGGGGTCTCTGGCGGAGAGGGTGGGATTCGAACCCACGGTACCGTCACCGGTACACCGCATTTCGAGTGCGGCGCATTCGACCACTCTGCCACCTCTCCGCGAGGTCTTTGCTGGTAGCGGGAACGGGTCCCGCCGGTCGAGCGAAGCGCGCGGTTAGCCCAAGGTTGTCGGCTTGCCAAGAGCTTTGTCGCTGGAAATCGGGGATGATCCGGGCGACTTGCTTGTTTAGGTTCTGCGCGGGTCCTATATTTCGACCATGAACAGCATGAACCGTGCCTCTTTCTATCTCCCTCAAGCCGGCCGCGTGATTGAAGCGCCGCGCAGCGCGCGCGCCCGTTTCGCGATCGGTAACATCGTCCGCCACAAGCTGCACGACTTTCGCGGCGTGGTTTTCGACATCGACCCCGTCTTCGCCAACAGCGAGGAATGGTATGAATCGATCCCTGCCGACGTCCGGCCCCAGCGCGAGCAGCCGTTCTATCACCTCCTCGCCGAGAGCGAGGACAGCAGCTACGTCGCCTATGTCAGCCAGCAGAACCTGCTCGAGGATGGCGAAGGCGGGCCGGTTGACCATCCTTCGATTGCGCAGATGTTCGACGACTTTGCCGACGGCCACTACCAGGTGCGCCGTGGCGTCTCGCACTAGAGCCCTGATGGCCTAGGCTGTGTCGGTCAGCCGGCCGGGCGCGGCCCTTTCAGGTGTGCCCGCCCATCGGCGCCGGCGATGATCGGGGGCGTGCCGAAACTGCGCTCGATCCGCAGGTAGGACAGTGCCATGGTCGCGATCTGCCAGCGGCCATCGCGCTTGACGTAAGTTTCCAGGTAGTGGCCCCAGCCGTGGTTCTGGCTGCCATCCTCCCAGATGTTGTAGTCT contains:
- the hspQ gene encoding heat shock protein HspQ is translated as MNRASFYLPQAGRVIEAPRSARARFAIGNIVRHKLHDFRGVVFDIDPVFANSEEWYESIPADVRPQREQPFYHLLAESEDSSYVAYVSQQNLLEDGEGGPVDHPSIAQMFDDFADGHYQVRRGVSH